One genomic segment of Pseudorasbora parva isolate DD20220531a chromosome 6, ASM2467924v1, whole genome shotgun sequence includes these proteins:
- the fitm2 gene encoding acyl-coenzyme A diphosphatase FITM2: MAAVGSLVNSLACFWRQPCTRAYLPHLFFCISFIGSVLKMMDIVPESYFSSSRNILNLYFVKVSWGWTIVLLLPFILYSNSYNKKRTFVLKRLASLLVATLIWYTCTETFFYIEDITGSCYQSENMQVIDDKITTKAMCKKAGFIWDGFDISGHSFILTYSSLVIVEEMVPMLHITGVYRSSPLDCLYIALNAIVAIWIWMFGCTSVYFHNIIDKILGTLCGILGWYVTYVVWYPFPFSPGLPSQQKQHA; the protein is encoded by the exons ATGGCTGCAGTAGGCAGCTTAGTGAACAGTTTGGCTTGTTTCTGGAGACAACCATGTACCCGTGCTTATTTACCGCACTTGTTCTTTTGTATTTCGTTTATAGGATCGGTTTTGAAAATGATGGACATCGTGCCGGAGAGCTATTTCAGTAGCAGtagaaatatattaaattt ATATTTTGTGAAAGTTTCTTGGGGATGGACCATTGTTTTGCTTCTGCCTTTCATCCTTTACTCCAACTCTTACAACAAAAAACGCACATTTGTGTTGAAGCGGCTTGCGTCACTACTGGTAGCAACATTAATTTGGTACACCTGCACTGAGACTTTTTTCTACATTGAAGACATTACGGGTTCATGTTATCAGTCAGAAAACATGCAAGTCATAGATGATAAGATTACCACAAAAGCTATGTGCAAGAAGGCTGGATTCATCTGGGATGGATTTGACATATCTGGACACTCCTTCATCTTGACATACTCTTCTCTTGTGATTGTGGAGGAAATGGTGCCCATGTTACACATAACTGGTGTTTACAGAAGCTCTCCTCTTGATTGTCTTTATATAGCACTTAATGCTATTGTAGCCATCTGGATATGGATGTTCGGATGCACTTCGGTGTATTTCCATAATATTATTGACAAGATTCTAGGGACCTTGTGTGGGATATTAGGGTGGTACGTGACCTATGTTGTTTGGTACCCATTTCCCTTTTCTCCAGGTCTCCCTTCACAGCAGAAACAACATGCTTAG
- the LOC137078644 gene encoding protein lifeguard 2-like: MTQGKLSVANKSDNGSDVQPMASAPPSYHEATTGGSPCYSGAYPEDGEMLTEFSWDDRKIRRIFIRKVYTILMLQLSVTFSFVALFVFCKPVKDYIQTNPGWYWASYVVFFVTYLTLSCCRGPRRQFPWNLILLVIFTLSLSYMTGMLSSYYNTKSVVICLGITVLVCLAITIFSFQTKIDITSYQGVLVVFCTVVFICGLVLAIILPFGYVPWLHALYAVLGAILFCMFLAFDTQMLMGSKRYTISPEEYIFATLSIYLDIVYIFSFFLQLFGTAERQ; the protein is encoded by the exons ATGACCCAGGGAAAG CTGTCGGTAGCAAACAAGTCGGACAATGGCTCAGATGTTCAGCCGATGGCCTCAGCTCCCCCAAGTTACCATGAGGCGACTACTG GTGGGAGCCCTTGTTATAGTGGAGCTTATCCTGAAGATGGTGAGATGCTCACAGAATTCAGCTGGGATGACCGAAAGATCAGGAGGATATTCATCCGCAAG GTGTATACTATCCTGATGCTCCAGCTTTCTGTCACATTTTCCTTTGTGGCTCTTTTCGTTTtctg TAAACCTGTGAAAGATTACATTCAAACCAACCCTGGCTGGTATTGGGCATCATA TGTAGTGTTTTTTGTCACATATCTGACCCTGTCCTGCTGCCGAGGACCTCG gaggCAGTTCCCATGGAATCTGATTCTCCTCGTGATCTTT ACTCTGTCTCTTTCTTACATGACAGGAATGTTGTCCAG CTACTACAATACTAAATCTGTCGTCATCTGCCTGGGAATAACTGTCTTGGTCTGTCTTGCTATTACCATCTTTAGCTTCCAAACCAAG ATTGATATTACTTCATACCAAGGTGTGCTGGTAGTGTTCTGCACAGTTGTGTTTATTTGTGGACTTGTCCTGGCAATCATCCTGCCGTTTGGATAT GTTCCATGGTTGCACGCTTTGTATGCTGTCTTGGGAGCAATACTGTTTTGCATG TTCCTGGCATTTGACACACAGATGCTGATGGGAAGCAAGCGATACACCATAAGTCCTGAGGAATACATCTTTGCCACCCTCAGCATATACCTGGACATTGTGTAcatcttctctttctttctccagTTGTTTGGTACTGCTGAACGACAGTGA
- the senp1 gene encoding sentrin-specific protease 1: MFNKFYEWIGTGIASLRNGAPAGAVHASSVRVDQDGALRRKRPIDSLDDGDAVDLEEERVVKKFRMGDIMDTVKNAAEGVKTHGSSVAFWVKNSVRPDLRNMLPASPGSRQTGIPSEPAANSGSLWLENKFGDRSHDILEAPSSSTFVAPSSTVEWKTVTKSDSLSTEQSVTISKISRRQVCMDHPPHETHKANGHSVNLPAASMPKPSPSPRLGRSLYHRPHSLLSSAETSSGKAAYTSLYEKTFPIRVVQSPSHGSSNRPLRTRARCTAQESVREEEKEVYRQLLAMVSGGQSTFLHDGSSHSSIRSHRDFSSFLSSSRSFLQCASPAGSGAGVSSYGLSSLPPSPPPGSSQASSALPSPGVASSIPEPQLWAHDLESRTKRPAVRLVPSPAALQDTSSQDTQSSAHDGDSVIFVKEQQGKKPESSSVPCFQAELWIKELTSLYDSRARERRRLIEEQEALASQLLRQRLSGEGRATPASFELKVRVPLEKEVPVAAIITEPQPIKEEPEFPELTEDMENEVSRALRGGSQDEILSEGFRLTITRKDLQTLNHLNWLNDEVINFYMNLLVERSKKPDLPSAYTFNTFFFPKLRSSGYSAVRRWTKKVDIFSVDIILVPVHLGVHWCLSVVDFRKKSITYFDSMGGNNDEACRILLKYLKQESEDKKGQNLDTSEWTIKSKRRNEIPQQMNGSDCGMFTCKYAEYITKDRPITFTQKHMPYFRRRMVWEILKQKLL; this comes from the exons ATGTTTAATAAGTTCTACGAATGGATCGGAACCGGTATCGCCAGTCTGCGAAACGGAGCTCCAGCTGGTGCCGTTCATGCCAGTTCAGTGAGAGTGGATCAGGACGGGGCTTTACGGAGAAAAAGACCCATAGATAG TTTAGATGATGGAGATGCAGTTGATCTGGAGGAGGAGAGGGTAGTGAAGAAATTCAGAATGG GAGATATTATGGATACGGTGAAAAATGCAGCCGAAGGAGTGAAGACCCATGGTTCAAGTGTTGCGTTTTGGGTGAAGAACAGCGTCAGACCTgacctaaggaacatgctgccGGCATCACCTGGTTCACGTCAAACAGGAATACCATCAGAACCCGCAGCCAATTCTGGGTCTTTGTGGTTGGAAAATAAG TTTGGGGATCGGTCACATGATATACTTGAGGCTCCATCATCCAGCACATTTGTGGCTCCATCCAGTACAGTTGAGTGGAAGACTGTCACAAAATCTG ACTCCCTAAGTACGGAGCAGTCAGTGACCATATCAAAAATAAGCAGAAGGCAAGTTTGTATGGACCATCCCCCCCACGAGACACACAAAGCTAACGGACACTCGGTTAATTTACCTGCTGCCTCCATGCCAAAACCATCCCCCTCTCCCCGCTTGGGCAGGTCCCTGTACCACCGACCACACAG CTTGCTGTCATCTGCGGAGACCAGTTCAGGAAAAGCTGCATATACCAGCTTGTATGAGAAGACCTTTCCCATTCGAGTGGTCCAGAGTCCTTCACATGGCAGCTCAAACCGTCCCCTCCGGACCAGAGCCCGCTGTACAGCACAGGAG TCTGTGCGTGAGGAGGAAAAGGAAGTTTACAGGCAGCTTCTAGCCATGGTGTCCGGCGGCCAGTCGACCTTCCTTCACGATGGAAGTTCTCACTCCAGCATTCGCTCGCATCGAGATTT CTCCAGCTTCCTGTCGTCCAGTCGAAGTTTTCTTCAATGTGCCTCTCCAGCAGGCTCCGGTGCTGGTGTGTCGTCCTACGGGTTATCCAGTCTGCCTCCCAGCCCCCCGCCTGGGTCCAGTCAGGCTTCCAGTGCCCTGCCTAGTCCTGGTGTGGCTTCTAGCATTCCAGAGCCTCAGCTATGGGCCCATGACCTTGAGTCCAGAACTAAAAGACCAGCTGTTCGCTTAGTTCCATCACCAGCTGCCCTTCAGGATACCTCCTCTCAGGACACACAGTCATCAG CTCACGACGGAGATTCAGTCATTTTTGTAAAGGAGCAACAGGGCAAGAAGCCTGAAAGCTCAAG TGTGCCGTGCTTCCAGGCTGAACTGTGGATCAAAGAACT GACTAGCCTCTATGACTCTAGAGCTCGAGAGCGACGGAGGTTGATAGAAGAGCAGGAGGCTCTGGCCTCCCAGCTCCTGCGCCAG CGTCTCTCTGGAGAGGGTCGAGCCACCCCAGCGAGTTTTGAGCTGAAGGTTCGAGTCCCTCTAGAGAAGGAGGTTCCTGTTGCAGCTATTATCACAGAGCCTCAGCCTATTAAAGAGGAGCCAGAATTCCCAGAGTTAACAGAG GACATGGAGAATGAGGTGAGCAGAGCTCTGAGAGGCGGCAGTCAAGATGAGATTCTCAGCGAGGGCTTCCGCCTCACCATTACCAGGAAGGACCTGCAGACGCTCAACCACCTCAACTGGCTCAATGATGAG GTTATTAATTTCTACATGAACCTGCTTGTGGAGCGCAGCAAAAAGCCAGACCTGCCATCCGCTTACACCTTCAACACCTTCTTTTTCCCCAAGCTGCGTAGCTCTGGTTACTCTGCTGTCCGACGCTGGACTAAAAAAGTGGATATCTTTTCTGTTGACATCATTCTGGTGCCTGTCCACTTGGGGGTGCACTGGTGCTTGTCT GTGGTGGATTTTCGTAAGAAGAGCATCACTTACTTTGATTCCATGGGAGGAAACAACGACGAGGCCTGCAGGATTTTATT AAAATATCTGAAACAAGAAAGTGAAGACAAGAAGGGGCAGAACTTGGATACCTCAGAATGGACTATAAAAAGCAAAAGACGCAAT GAGATCCCTCAGCAAATGAATGGAAGTGACTGCGGAATGTTCACATGCAAATATGCtgaatacatcaccaaagaccgACCAATCACATTCACACAG AAACACATGCCCTATTTCAGAAGACGAATGGTATGGGAGATCCTGAAACAGAaactgttgtga